One window of the Haloarcula halobia genome contains the following:
- a CDS encoding MFS transporter: protein MADAARTLPDAARRRGLAIVLAVVFLDLLGFGIIIPILPFYTRSFPGGTEFVIGLLAASYSAMQFAFAPLLGSLSDRVGRRPILVLSLVGSVLAWTIFGLADALWLLFASRMLAGAMGGNLSTAQAYVADVTPPERRAAALGYIGAAFGVGFIFGPGIGAVLSFDATVATVDAALPAVVPITKFSLPSFAAAFASLCGVVVALLFLPESRTPAAADDERAARPSAVAQLRAAVAAPGLRELLVAFFLVSFAFSGVQVMFIPYVADVYGYTAAQSALLLTYIGLLAVLTQGILIGRLTARYGPVPLSLAGTAILVGSVGSLPFSKGLGRVLPDLTGLLPFLGADLLGLLVILTFLPVGNGILSVTLTALVSQRAGADVQGSAFGITQGAGSLARTVGPPVMGGLYFAIGFWSPFVVGSLLLLPVGVLVLRIGRTDDPPDHRAADPGHIR, encoded by the coding sequence ATGGCCGATGCCGCGAGGACGCTCCCCGACGCCGCCCGCCGTCGTGGCCTCGCTATCGTGCTGGCCGTCGTCTTCCTCGATCTGCTCGGGTTCGGTATCATCATCCCGATCCTTCCCTTCTACACCCGGTCGTTTCCGGGCGGCACCGAGTTCGTCATCGGCCTGCTCGCGGCGTCGTACTCGGCGATGCAGTTCGCGTTCGCTCCCCTGCTGGGCTCGCTCTCCGACCGGGTCGGCCGTCGCCCAATCCTCGTCCTCTCGCTCGTCGGGTCGGTGCTGGCCTGGACCATCTTCGGCCTGGCCGACGCCCTGTGGTTGCTCTTTGCCTCGCGGATGCTCGCCGGCGCGATGGGCGGGAACCTCTCGACGGCCCAGGCGTACGTCGCCGACGTGACGCCGCCCGAACGCCGCGCGGCCGCCTTGGGCTACATCGGCGCGGCCTTCGGCGTGGGCTTCATCTTCGGGCCGGGTATCGGCGCGGTCCTCTCCTTCGACGCCACCGTCGCGACCGTCGACGCGGCGCTCCCCGCCGTCGTCCCCATCACGAAGTTCTCCCTGCCGAGTTTCGCCGCGGCGTTCGCGAGTCTCTGTGGCGTGGTCGTCGCCCTGCTCTTTCTCCCGGAGTCACGGACGCCCGCGGCAGCGGACGACGAGCGGGCCGCCCGGCCCTCGGCCGTCGCGCAACTCCGGGCCGCCGTCGCCGCGCCGGGCCTGCGCGAGTTGCTCGTCGCCTTCTTCCTCGTCTCCTTTGCCTTCTCGGGCGTCCAGGTCATGTTCATCCCCTACGTCGCCGACGTCTACGGCTACACTGCGGCACAGAGTGCCCTCCTGTTGACCTACATCGGTTTGCTTGCGGTCCTCACGCAGGGCATTCTCATCGGCCGACTGACCGCCCGCTACGGTCCGGTCCCCCTCTCGCTGGCCGGCACGGCGATACTGGTCGGCAGCGTCGGCTCCCTCCCGTTCTCGAAGGGGCTCGGGCGCGTCCTCCCGGACCTCACCGGCCTGTTGCCGTTCCTCGGCGCCGACCTGCTCGGCCTGCTGGTGATCCTGACGTTCCTCCCGGTCGGCAACGGCATCCTGTCGGTGACGCTGACGGCGCTGGTCTCCCAGCGCGCCGGCGCGGACGTCCAGGGCAGCGCCTTCGGCATCACGCAGGGTGCCGGCAGCCTCGCGCGGACCGTCGGCCCGCCGGTGATGGGGGGCCTGTACTTCGCCATCGGCTTCTGGTCGCCGTTCGTCGTCGGCAGTCTCCTGTTGCTCCCCGTCGGCGTTCTCGTGCTCCGCATCGGTCGGACGGACGACCCCCCCGACCACCGAGCGGCGGATCCTGGCCACATCAGGTAG
- a CDS encoding phosphate-starvation-inducible PsiE family protein, translating to MADDESEPVGGSISSGERLDERILARSEDFMRYVEVVAAVVLVILFAIGVFDLGLQIFRTALGGSITDPLVVVGFIDTALLLFIIVEVYQTVVAYTQESQTRRIVRLVIYTGVIAMVRKAIIFRTGEYANEEAALLAAASYTLIIIGLAALLVVERQTRETSGTSI from the coding sequence ATGGCAGACGACGAGTCGGAACCGGTCGGCGGCTCGATCTCGTCCGGCGAGCGCCTCGACGAACGGATCCTCGCCCGGAGCGAGGACTTCATGCGCTACGTCGAAGTCGTCGCCGCGGTGGTGCTGGTCATCCTCTTTGCGATCGGCGTCTTCGACCTGGGGCTCCAGATCTTCCGGACCGCGCTCGGCGGGAGCATCACCGACCCGCTGGTCGTCGTCGGGTTCATCGACACCGCTCTGCTCCTCTTTATCATCGTCGAGGTGTACCAGACCGTGGTCGCCTACACGCAGGAGAGCCAGACCAGACGCATCGTCCGACTGGTCATCTACACCGGCGTCATCGCCATGGTCCGGAAGGCCATCATCTTCCGGACCGGCGAGTACGCGAACGAAGAAGCCGCCCTGCTCGCGGCCGCGTCGTACACGCTCATCATCATCGGGCTGGCGGCCCTGCTCGTCGTCGAACGCCAGACCCGCGAGACGTCCGGTACGTCGATCTGA
- a CDS encoding DUF373 family protein has product MLLVLCVDLDDDLGRKTGIDTPVIGRDAVEDAAVALAEADPEDSDVNVLFAGIHIYDDVEEEEVEVAAVTGVDGSDVAANRAVGEEVDTVLASLVTSEDVRVLVVTDGAQDESVVPVIRSRVPIDGVRRVVVRQAQNLESMYYTIKQVLDDPETRGTILVPLGILLLIYPLTIAVESLGLPGSALGIISGLLGLYVLARGLGAEELVDRTAERITSGVYAGRITIITYVVAAALLIIGGVSGVQTLESQPEPRSAVEVVAALVFGSIQWFAAAGVTSSLGRVTDEYLHDTFRFRYLNAPFYVLAIAAVLHGVSGFFLGLQDLQYLAVVLTGGTLLGLASTLAFAVAETRFEAPDQRNQGPGGHSSE; this is encoded by the coding sequence ATGCTGCTGGTGCTGTGTGTCGACCTCGACGACGACCTCGGCCGGAAGACCGGCATCGACACGCCGGTCATCGGGCGCGACGCTGTAGAGGACGCCGCCGTCGCCCTCGCCGAGGCCGACCCCGAGGACTCGGACGTCAACGTCCTCTTTGCGGGTATCCACATCTACGACGACGTCGAGGAGGAGGAAGTCGAGGTTGCCGCAGTCACCGGCGTCGACGGGAGCGACGTGGCGGCCAACCGCGCCGTCGGCGAGGAGGTCGATACGGTGCTGGCGTCCCTGGTCACCAGCGAGGACGTCAGGGTGCTGGTCGTCACCGACGGCGCGCAGGACGAATCGGTGGTGCCGGTCATCCGCTCGCGGGTCCCCATCGACGGGGTCCGCCGGGTCGTCGTCCGCCAGGCCCAGAACCTGGAGTCGATGTACTACACCATCAAGCAGGTCCTCGACGACCCGGAGACCCGCGGGACCATCCTGGTGCCGCTGGGCATCCTCCTGCTCATCTACCCGCTGACCATCGCCGTCGAGTCGCTGGGCCTGCCGGGGTCGGCGCTCGGTATCATCTCCGGCCTGCTCGGCCTGTACGTCCTGGCCCGTGGGCTGGGCGCGGAGGAGCTGGTCGACCGGACCGCAGAGCGCATCACCTCCGGGGTCTACGCCGGGCGCATCACCATCATCACCTACGTCGTCGCCGCGGCGCTTTTGATCATCGGCGGGGTCAGCGGCGTCCAGACGCTCGAATCCCAGCCCGAACCCCGATCGGCCGTCGAGGTGGTCGCCGCGCTCGTCTTCGGGTCGATCCAGTGGTTCGCCGCCGCCGGCGTCACCTCCAGCCTGGGCCGGGTCACCGACGAGTACCTCCACGACACGTTCCGGTTCCGGTACCTCAACGCGCCCTTCTACGTGCTCGCCATCGCCGCCGTCCTCCACGGGGTCAGCGGCTTCTTCCTCGGCCTGCAGGACCTCCAGTACCTCGCCGTCGTCCTCACCGGCGGGACGCTGCTGGGCCTGGCGAGCACCCTCGCCTTCGCCGTCGCCGAGACGCGATTCGAGGCGCCCGACCAGCGCAATCAAGGGCCCGGCGGCCACTCCTCGGAGTGA
- a CDS encoding TRAM domain-containing protein, whose protein sequence is MPDCPLADECPSFTERIEGMGCTHYGDRGGAEWCNHYSQPISELKSQPVKIGEEVVVTVEDIHESGAGVGRTDDGFIIMVDGVLPPAKSKVKVTKVRSNHARADEIERLELDEEDVDDDDADRTAADEDGADGEDDDRRRLGSRDNFWGS, encoded by the coding sequence ATGCCCGACTGTCCGCTCGCAGACGAATGCCCCAGCTTCACCGAACGAATCGAGGGGATGGGCTGTACGCACTACGGCGACCGGGGTGGTGCGGAGTGGTGTAACCACTACAGCCAGCCCATCTCGGAACTCAAGAGTCAACCGGTGAAAATCGGCGAGGAGGTCGTCGTGACCGTCGAGGACATCCACGAGAGCGGTGCCGGCGTCGGCCGCACGGACGACGGGTTCATCATCATGGTCGACGGCGTCCTGCCGCCGGCCAAATCGAAGGTGAAGGTGACGAAGGTGCGGTCGAACCACGCGCGAGCGGACGAGATCGAGCGGCTCGAACTCGACGAGGAGGACGTGGACGACGACGACGCCGACCGGACGGCGGCCGACGAGGACGGTGCGGACGGCGAGGACGACGACCGCCGACGGCTCGGCAGCCGGGACAACTTCTGGGGCAGCTAG
- a CDS encoding SDR family oxidoreductase, which yields MDLELEGNVALCTAATSGLGLASAESFAREGAHVAVCGTTPEHVEAARERLAETGTGDVLAVEADITDRDEVEAFVEETVETLGGLDHVVTSAGGPGPGPFLETTEREWYTAFDLLVMSVVWTTRFAYPYLRDSEAGTVVNITSRSVAEVIDDLVLSNAVRRAVIGLMKTQSREWGPAVRVNAVLPGSHETPRIEELVEAAVERGEYDSYEAGIAAWSDAPLGRVGQPEELGDVVAFLSSARASYVTGTALPVDGGSMRS from the coding sequence ATGGACCTCGAACTCGAGGGGAACGTAGCACTGTGTACCGCCGCGACGAGTGGCCTCGGCCTCGCGAGCGCCGAATCCTTCGCCCGCGAGGGCGCACACGTCGCCGTCTGTGGGACCACGCCCGAGCACGTCGAGGCGGCGCGCGAGCGACTCGCGGAGACGGGCACCGGCGACGTCCTGGCCGTCGAGGCCGACATCACCGACCGCGACGAAGTCGAGGCGTTCGTCGAGGAGACCGTCGAGACGCTGGGCGGTCTCGACCACGTCGTCACGAGCGCCGGGGGCCCCGGCCCCGGCCCCTTCCTCGAGACGACAGAACGCGAGTGGTACACGGCCTTCGACCTGCTGGTGATGAGCGTCGTCTGGACCACCCGCTTTGCCTACCCGTACCTCCGGGACTCCGAGGCGGGGACCGTCGTCAACATCACCTCCCGGTCGGTCGCGGAGGTCATCGACGACCTGGTCCTCTCGAACGCGGTGCGTCGGGCGGTCATCGGCCTGATGAAGACCCAGTCCCGCGAGTGGGGGCCGGCGGTCCGTGTCAACGCCGTCCTCCCGGGGTCTCACGAGACGCCACGCATCGAGGAACTCGTCGAGGCGGCCGTCGAGCGCGGCGAGTACGACTCCTACGAGGCGGGCATCGCCGCGTGGTCCGACGCACCGCTGGGGCGGGTCGGCCAGCCCGAAGAACTCGGCGACGTCGTCGCCTTCCTCTCGTCGGCCCGCGCGTCCTACGTCACCGGTACCGCCCTCCCCGTCGACGGCGGCTCGATGCGAAGCTAA
- a CDS encoding mannose-1-phosphate guanylyltransferase codes for MDSPLVALILAGGTGTRLYPASRSDRPKQFQSFGRERSLLAETVDRAGFADETYVLTREDYVDGVRDRAPGAAVLTEPEPKDTGPALAYAAHTIREQLGECVLLVLPSDHRIEGDFETIARRATGVALETGGLVTLGIEPDRPATGYGYIKPGRAADGYQHVDAFHEKPDRETAAEYVDAGFYWNAGMFAWTPTAFLSATEGTPLEPLVERFEARPADAFDAADPVSVDYAVLERAENVYIVPADVEWDDLGSWDALERVLDDVDGNAVLGDHVSIDSEGNVLASDGHVSVVGVSDLVVASFDDRTLVVPKAQAQRVREVVAELRASGKF; via the coding sequence ATGGACAGCCCACTCGTCGCGCTGATTCTGGCCGGCGGCACGGGGACGCGACTCTACCCCGCGAGCCGGTCGGACCGCCCCAAGCAGTTCCAGTCGTTCGGCCGCGAGCGGTCGCTGCTGGCCGAGACGGTCGACCGTGCCGGGTTCGCCGACGAGACGTACGTGCTCACCCGCGAGGACTACGTCGACGGCGTGCGCGACCGCGCCCCCGGCGCTGCGGTGCTGACCGAACCCGAACCGAAAGACACCGGCCCGGCGCTGGCCTACGCCGCACACACGATCCGCGAACAGCTCGGCGAGTGCGTGTTGCTCGTCTTGCCCAGCGACCACCGAATCGAGGGCGACTTCGAGACCATCGCCCGGCGGGCAACCGGCGTTGCACTGGAAACGGGGGGGCTCGTGACACTCGGCATCGAACCGGACAGACCGGCGACCGGCTACGGCTACATCAAGCCCGGGCGGGCCGCAGACGGCTACCAGCACGTCGACGCGTTCCACGAGAAACCCGACCGCGAGACGGCGGCCGAGTATGTCGATGCGGGCTTCTACTGGAACGCCGGGATGTTCGCGTGGACGCCGACGGCCTTCCTCTCGGCCACCGAGGGGACCCCCCTCGAGCCACTGGTCGAGCGCTTCGAGGCGCGTCCCGCCGACGCGTTCGACGCGGCCGACCCGGTCAGCGTCGACTACGCCGTCCTCGAACGGGCCGAGAACGTCTACATCGTCCCCGCCGACGTCGAGTGGGACGACCTGGGGTCGTGGGACGCGCTGGAGCGCGTCCTCGACGACGTGGACGGGAACGCCGTCCTCGGCGACCACGTGAGCATCGACAGCGAGGGGAACGTGCTGGCCTCGGACGGCCACGTGAGCGTCGTCGGCGTCTCGGACCTCGTCGTGGCGTCGTTCGACGACCGGACGCTCGTCGTCCCGAAGGCCCAGGCCCAGCGCGTCCGCGAAGTCGTCGCCGAGCTGCGAGCGAGTGGAAAGTTCTAG
- a CDS encoding DUF7091 family protein, translating to MGDDDRLGRFIRDGLRSAGRQLSDAKRAYSNGKRAALAGLPSDDEGRARIVCRRYAERRAAALDEQLRPVCYDADHPDCQGCLEDIRAGSVETF from the coding sequence ATGGGCGACGACGACCGGCTCGGGCGGTTCATCCGGGACGGGCTCCGGTCCGCCGGCCGGCAGCTCTCCGACGCCAAACGCGCCTACAGCAACGGCAAGCGGGCGGCACTGGCGGGGTTGCCCTCCGACGACGAGGGGCGAGCGCGCATCGTCTGCCGGCGCTACGCCGAACGGCGCGCCGCGGCGCTCGACGAGCAGCTGCGCCCGGTCTGTTATGACGCCGACCACCCCGACTGTCAGGGCTGCCTGGAGGACATCCGGGCCGGCAGTGTCGAGACCTTCTGA
- a CDS encoding replication factor A (Replication protein A protects and stabilize the intermediate ssDNA that is generated by the unwinding action of a DNA helicase at the replication fork. In addition, SSBs prevent the formation of secondary structures by single-stranded template DNA.): MTESDLRTNAVEIHEQFSDQLDIEVEDVVSRLETLVDDYQVPLTEARRSVVNTYLDEAGMDREQLGGGGGNDQVTVSDVDAPEEWVDMRVTVVELWEPRADAVAQVGLLGDETGTIKFTKWSKSDLPELEEGTSYALRNVVTDEYQGQFSVKLNRTTVIEELDEEIEVGDDSVEVEGALVDIQSGSGLIKRCPEDDCTRVLQNGRCSEHGEVEGEFDLRIKGVLDDGEEVTEVIFDEDATMELTGITLAEAKEMAMDALDTTVVADEMREKILGRYYRVTGPTFRRYVLADEQERLTGPVDAERALIEARSI; encoded by the coding sequence ATGACAGAGTCAGATTTACGTACCAACGCAGTAGAGATACACGAGCAGTTTTCCGACCAGCTGGACATCGAGGTGGAGGACGTCGTTTCGCGCCTCGAGACGCTGGTCGACGACTACCAGGTCCCGCTGACTGAGGCCCGCCGGAGCGTCGTCAACACGTACTTAGACGAGGCCGGCATGGACCGCGAGCAGCTGGGCGGTGGCGGCGGCAACGACCAGGTCACGGTTTCGGACGTCGACGCCCCCGAGGAGTGGGTCGACATGCGCGTCACTGTCGTCGAGCTGTGGGAACCGCGCGCCGACGCCGTCGCCCAGGTCGGCCTGCTCGGCGACGAGACGGGCACCATCAAGTTCACCAAGTGGTCCAAATCCGACCTCCCGGAACTCGAGGAGGGCACGTCCTACGCCCTGCGCAACGTCGTCACCGACGAGTACCAGGGCCAGTTCTCGGTGAAGCTCAACCGGACGACGGTCATCGAGGAGCTCGACGAGGAGATCGAGGTCGGCGACGACAGCGTCGAGGTCGAGGGCGCGCTGGTGGACATCCAGTCGGGTTCGGGCCTCATCAAGCGCTGTCCCGAGGACGACTGTACGCGCGTCCTCCAGAACGGGCGCTGTAGCGAACACGGTGAGGTCGAAGGCGAGTTCGACCTCCGCATCAAGGGCGTCTTGGACGACGGCGAGGAGGTCACCGAGGTCATCTTCGACGAGGACGCCACGATGGAGCTCACCGGCATCACCCTCGCGGAGGCAAAGGAGATGGCGATGGACGCGCTCGACACCACCGTCGTCGCCGACGAGATGCGCGAGAAGATTCTGGGGCGCTACTACAGGGTTACCGGCCCCACCTTCCGCCGCTACGTGCTGGCGGACGAACAGGAGCGGCTGACCGGGCCAGTGGACGCCGAGCGAGCGCTCATCGAAGCGAGGTCGATCTAA
- a CDS encoding RPA family protein gives MSSTPTREVARRVFAREFNDASYTFKESEDDRAPVYVLLPTGQRANRVFVVGTLTETEDVGEDSEYWQGRVVDPNGDTFFMYAGQYQPDAASMLRDLEPPAYVAVVGKPRTYETDEGEVNVSIRPESISQVDEATRDRWVVETAERTLERVQRFTEADETTADEYVSMAREQYGDDVDAYRRAAIGALESLQDEQAEASAD, from the coding sequence ATGTCGAGTACCCCCACCCGCGAAGTCGCCCGCCGCGTCTTCGCACGCGAGTTCAACGACGCGAGTTACACGTTCAAGGAATCCGAGGACGACCGGGCGCCAGTGTACGTCCTGCTCCCGACCGGGCAGCGGGCCAACCGCGTGTTCGTCGTCGGCACGCTCACCGAGACCGAGGACGTCGGCGAGGACAGCGAGTACTGGCAGGGCCGCGTGGTCGACCCCAACGGCGACACGTTCTTCATGTACGCCGGGCAGTACCAGCCAGACGCCGCGTCGATGCTGCGGGACCTCGAACCGCCCGCGTACGTCGCGGTCGTCGGAAAACCCCGGACCTACGAGACCGACGAGGGCGAGGTGAACGTCTCCATCCGGCCCGAGTCCATCTCGCAGGTCGACGAGGCGACCCGCGACCGCTGGGTCGTCGAGACGGCCGAACGGACCCTCGAGCGCGTCCAGCGGTTCACCGAGGCCGACGAGACCACGGCCGACGAGTACGTCTCGATGGCCAGAGAGCAGTACGGCGACGACGTCGATGCGTACCGGCGCGCCGCGATCGGCGCCTTAGAGAGCCTGCAGGACGAGCAGGCCGAGGCCAGCGCGGACTAG
- a CDS encoding VOC family protein codes for MDATAHHFGLTVSDLDRAVEFYRDVLGLEVLTRFTVGGEAFATGVGIDGASADFAHLDAGGARLELVEYEPEGDAHERPELNRPGATHPGLSVDDLDAVFEALPDDVETVSEPQTTESGTTIVFVRDPEGNLVELLET; via the coding sequence ATGGACGCGACCGCACACCACTTCGGCCTGACCGTCTCGGACCTCGACCGCGCCGTCGAGTTCTACCGCGACGTGCTGGGCCTCGAGGTACTGACGCGCTTTACCGTCGGCGGCGAGGCCTTCGCCACCGGCGTGGGTATCGACGGCGCGAGCGCCGACTTCGCGCATCTCGACGCCGGCGGTGCGCGACTCGAACTCGTCGAGTACGAACCCGAGGGCGACGCCCACGAGCGGCCCGAACTCAACCGGCCCGGGGCGACGCACCCGGGGCTGTCGGTCGATGACCTCGACGCCGTCTTCGAGGCACTCCCCGACGACGTCGAGACGGTCAGCGAGCCCCAGACCACCGAGAGCGGGACGACGATCGTGTTCGTCCGCGACCCCGAGGGGAACCTCGTCGAACTCCTCGAGACCTAG
- a CDS encoding CopG family transcriptional regulator, producing MGNKNKTISFRVSEDKFETLREIAEERDISLSAVFRDYVDTLVAHDGQVKVAPEHELEDAAQESGTESFPPKVEVPKSFIREHERLELEAEHLREQLEEHKRYVTKLRQQLDEMDQDEVIHLEDLDESEEEDASYRIGSFDDL from the coding sequence ATGGGCAACAAAAACAAGACGATCTCCTTTCGCGTCAGCGAGGACAAGTTCGAGACGCTCCGCGAGATCGCCGAGGAGCGCGACATCTCGCTGTCGGCGGTGTTTCGCGACTACGTCGACACGCTCGTGGCCCACGACGGCCAGGTGAAAGTCGCCCCGGAACACGAACTCGAGGACGCCGCTCAGGAGTCCGGCACGGAGAGCTTCCCGCCGAAAGTCGAGGTCCCGAAGAGCTTCATCCGGGAACACGAGCGCCTCGAACTCGAGGCCGAACACCTCCGGGAACAGCTCGAAGAGCACAAGCGCTACGTGACGAAACTCCGCCAGCAGCTCGACGAGATGGACCAGGACGAGGTCATCCACCTCGAGGACCTAGACGAGAGCGAGGAGGAGGACGCCTCCTACCGCATCGGCAGTTTCGACGACCTCTGA
- a CDS encoding DUF5814 domain-containing protein → MAITDKIYVKNHQQLRSQLETNFPKGAFKGATLDVLFQGEGLAKLDEASRERVLDFAEDFLDCDCAASPHCGCPERKFVTYLLELREQGLGPDAIVDVMSDDYMVYAYPGDVLSFLDDSVRTLEAIETLADVDGRHEVAETVQERRNRLV, encoded by the coding sequence GTGGCCATCACGGACAAGATATACGTCAAGAACCACCAGCAGCTCCGCTCGCAGCTGGAGACGAACTTCCCGAAGGGAGCGTTCAAGGGGGCGACGCTGGACGTCCTCTTCCAGGGCGAGGGTCTGGCGAAGCTCGACGAAGCCTCCCGCGAGCGGGTGCTGGACTTCGCCGAGGACTTCTTAGACTGTGACTGTGCGGCCAGTCCCCACTGTGGCTGTCCCGAGCGGAAGTTCGTCACCTACCTGCTGGAGCTGCGCGAGCAGGGACTGGGGCCGGACGCCATCGTCGACGTGATGAGCGACGACTACATGGTGTACGCGTATCCGGGCGACGTCCTCTCTTTCCTGGACGACTCGGTCCGGACGCTCGAGGCGATCGAGACGCTGGCGGACGTCGACGGGCGCCACGAGGTCGCAGAGACCGTCCAGGAACGGCGAAACCGGCTGGTGTGA
- a CDS encoding HNH endonuclease: protein MGVSQTGSDNPNFRGGKQETDCDICGASFDYYPSEKEGLYCPECVETAAWRDQPEQSGSDHHSWQGGTLTLSCDVCDARVERYPSQVTGEVTLCSRECHAEWLSDAFTGDGHPNWRGGDVGDYGPGWREVRARALERDDHACVLCGADADDLGRNPDVHHVVPVRLFAELPVLMVRDAHALENVVTLCPGCHRRAEFGHVSRAELCWRAGIDGGPAARARVG from the coding sequence GTGGGCGTCTCTCAGACTGGTTCGGACAACCCGAACTTCCGTGGCGGAAAGCAAGAGACCGACTGCGACATCTGTGGCGCGTCGTTCGACTACTACCCCTCGGAGAAGGAGGGACTGTACTGTCCGGAGTGCGTCGAGACCGCGGCATGGCGTGACCAACCCGAACAGTCGGGGTCGGACCATCACTCGTGGCAGGGCGGCACGCTGACACTCTCGTGTGATGTCTGTGACGCTCGAGTCGAGCGATATCCGAGTCAGGTGACGGGCGAAGTCACCCTCTGTAGCCGCGAGTGCCACGCCGAGTGGCTCTCGGACGCGTTCACGGGCGACGGCCATCCCAACTGGCGCGGCGGGGACGTCGGCGACTACGGGCCGGGTTGGCGCGAGGTCAGAGCGCGTGCGCTCGAACGGGACGACCACGCGTGTGTCCTCTGTGGGGCCGACGCCGACGACCTGGGCCGGAACCCCGACGTCCACCACGTCGTCCCCGTCAGACTCTTCGCCGAACTGCCGGTCCTTATGGTCCGGGACGCACACGCGCTCGAGAACGTCGTCACGCTGTGTCCGGGCTGTCACCGCCGGGCGGAGTTCGGCCACGTCTCGCGGGCCGAGCTGTGCTGGCGGGCTGGCATCGACGGCGGTCCGGCCGCCCGGGCCCGTGTTGGCTAG
- a CDS encoding CBS domain-containing protein, which translates to MAQVALQDVRAVRRVERDVHTVSDVMTTEILTVGRLLVTDEDGEFLGLLTRSDIMTALSIIKSSNEYGALSGSESQTMRPEP; encoded by the coding sequence GTGGCCCAGGTCGCGCTCCAGGACGTCCGCGCCGTCCGGAGGGTCGAGCGGGACGTTCACACCGTCAGCGACGTCATGACCACCGAGATCCTCACTGTTGGCCGCCTGCTGGTCACCGACGAGGACGGCGAGTTCCTGGGCCTGCTGACCCGCTCGGACATCATGACCGCGCTCTCGATCATCAAATCCAGCAACGAGTACGGCGCGCTGAGCGGGTCCGAGTCACAGACGATGCGCCCCGAACCCTGA
- a CDS encoding glutamine amidotransferase, which translates to MSQTSALLVGESWQSISFDMKGFDFYSRSSYHEAVDPLEEALEDGGVDTTYQPCHVAATEFPSTAAEMTEYDVVVLSDIGYNTLAIPPSTFTEYEQQPNRLQLLDDYVTAGGGLLMIGGYLSFQGFNGKAGYRGSPVERALPVSLEPCDDRVERSDGAVPTRTEDHPIVDGTPEEWPAMLGYNRVTADDDATEIVSFEDDPLLVVGEHGDGRSAAFTTDCAPHWGSPAFLEWDHYQPFWTRLVEWVGGA; encoded by the coding sequence GTGAGTCAGACTAGCGCACTACTGGTCGGAGAGTCCTGGCAGTCGATTAGCTTCGATATGAAAGGGTTCGATTTCTACTCCCGGTCGTCGTATCACGAGGCCGTCGACCCACTGGAGGAGGCACTCGAAGACGGCGGCGTCGACACGACCTATCAGCCATGTCACGTCGCGGCGACGGAGTTCCCGTCCACCGCCGCGGAGATGACCGAGTACGACGTCGTCGTGCTGAGCGACATCGGCTACAACACGCTCGCGATACCGCCGTCGACTTTCACGGAGTACGAACAGCAACCGAACCGTCTGCAGCTGTTAGACGACTACGTGACGGCCGGCGGTGGCCTCCTGATGATCGGGGGGTACCTCTCGTTTCAGGGGTTCAACGGCAAGGCCGGATACCGCGGTTCACCGGTCGAACGGGCGCTCCCGGTGTCGCTGGAACCGTGCGACGACCGCGTCGAGCGGTCGGACGGGGCCGTGCCGACTCGCACCGAGGACCACCCCATTGTCGATGGAACGCCCGAGGAGTGGCCGGCTATGCTCGGGTACAACCGGGTCACGGCAGACGACGACGCGACGGAGATCGTCTCCTTCGAGGACGACCCGCTGCTGGTCGTCGGCGAGCACGGCGACGGGCGCTCTGCGGCGTTCACCACCGACTGCGCGCCCCACTGGGGGTCGCCCGCGTTCCTCGAGTGGGACCACTACCAACCGTTCTGGACGAGACTGGTCGAGTGGGTCGGTGGCGCGTAA